A region from the Aquimarina sp. ERC-38 genome encodes:
- a CDS encoding nuclear transport factor 2 family protein → MKKRFLLFFMVILLPMLSEAQEVSKSDRAKSIVQAVNQKDAKMYVDNFSENVQVYMYGEDGNFELKIDGIDALYKNRAEHLKNHPEARNEIQHLAEIDNRLIMHDKVWLTPNRKEGSSVVEIFTFNKEGKINRVDVLQEKNLFDPEN, encoded by the coding sequence ATGAAAAAAAGATTTTTATTATTCTTTATGGTCATCCTGCTTCCCATGCTATCGGAAGCTCAGGAAGTTTCTAAATCGGATAGAGCTAAAAGTATAGTACAAGCTGTAAATCAAAAAGATGCAAAAATGTATGTTGATAACTTTAGTGAGAATGTACAAGTTTATATGTATGGCGAAGATGGAAACTTTGAATTAAAGATTGATGGTATTGATGCTTTGTATAAAAATCGTGCAGAACATCTTAAGAACCACCCGGAAGCCCGAAATGAAATCCAACACTTGGCAGAAATAGATAATCGACTAATTATGCATGATAAGGTTTGGTTAACTCCCAATAGGAAAGAAGGAAGTTCGGTAGTAGAAATTTTTACTTTTAATAAAGAAGGTAAAATTAATCGGGTGGATGTACTACAAGAAAAAAACCTTTTCGATCCGGAAAATTAA
- a CDS encoding circularly permuted type 2 ATP-grasp protein: MQREVNSSLFLQDYFSEDTHDEMFTRDMQIKPGWKSLSDHINQLGSKELSARQKEIDWMLSENGVTYNVYNDPKGLNRPWNLNIVPFVIEKEEWNRVSEGLKQRVHLLDLILKDIYGERKLISKGILPYEIIYGHRGFLRQCNGISYKTEKRLSIYASDLSRGPDGRMWIVNDRTQAPSGMGYALENRTTSTRVLSDVYQNLHVKKLSGFFRDFNNLLIQSSPKKREVPNIIILTPGPHNETYFEHAYLASFLGYPLVQGYDLVVRNSFLYMKSLNGLKRVDVVLRRVDDAFMDPLELREDSHLGVAGLLDVVRKQNVTIINPIGSGVLENSGLIPFMPAIANYFLGEKLMLPQIATWWCGQEKERKFVLSNLNNHVIKRIDRSNRESIFFCEYLSNKEKSLLKDRIEKEPYLYVAQEKINFSTVPNFTKGSLEPRNMVCRAFALAKEDQYTIMPGGLIRVAPERGNLRVSNQRGGTSKDFWVLTDKEEKETTHIDGIAFSKQTLAGLEDLPSQTAENLYWAGRYISRSLFVCRFLRMTLRQLIKSEKDQNPLENEKLNILLKGVTQITSTFPGFVGDKKNKPVTDVRSELEAVLFDKNKMGSLANTMMMFTNSYYSIRNLWSSDMWHVFKIIQKSWSDLEKEGFDGLSYNEIIKFLDKTIVRIIAFMGLIEESILVNQGLLLYFIGLNLEQAVLTISKCRALLTVEAEGPVAYEVLESFLNSHESLNIYRYSYRSYVTIENVIQLILLDATYSRSLTYLVSRILKDVKKLPASGRSMELLAYEKYVFEAYSKLRLTSVEKLTAIDPENIVFRKNLAVLLTEMSNLLYQTSQSVSDIYFSHTLPQKQLTFQSFPI, encoded by the coding sequence AGAGAGAAGTAAATTCGAGCCTGTTTCTTCAGGACTATTTTAGTGAAGATACTCACGATGAAATGTTTACCCGGGATATGCAAATTAAACCGGGGTGGAAATCCCTTTCGGATCATATTAATCAACTAGGTAGCAAAGAGTTAAGTGCGCGACAGAAAGAGATCGACTGGATGCTCTCTGAAAATGGGGTGACTTATAACGTATATAACGACCCTAAAGGCTTAAACCGACCCTGGAATTTAAATATTGTTCCTTTTGTGATTGAAAAAGAGGAATGGAACCGGGTTTCCGAAGGTTTAAAACAACGGGTACATTTGTTGGACTTAATTCTGAAAGATATTTATGGCGAACGTAAACTAATCTCAAAAGGGATTCTTCCTTACGAAATTATCTACGGTCACCGTGGGTTTTTACGCCAATGTAACGGAATTTCTTATAAAACCGAAAAACGTTTATCTATTTATGCCTCGGATTTATCCAGAGGACCGGACGGCAGGATGTGGATTGTGAATGACCGTACACAAGCCCCTTCCGGTATGGGTTATGCCCTAGAAAATAGAACGACCTCCACCCGGGTACTATCTGATGTATATCAGAACCTTCATGTAAAAAAATTATCCGGCTTTTTTCGGGACTTTAATAACCTGTTGATTCAGTCTTCCCCTAAAAAAAGGGAGGTGCCTAACATTATAATTTTAACCCCGGGCCCTCATAACGAAACCTATTTTGAACATGCGTACCTGGCTTCTTTTCTAGGATATCCTCTAGTGCAGGGATACGATCTTGTGGTTAGAAATAGCTTTTTATACATGAAATCCCTAAACGGTTTAAAACGGGTAGATGTTGTGTTAAGAAGGGTAGATGATGCTTTTATGGATCCTTTAGAACTACGGGAAGATTCGCATCTAGGCGTAGCAGGCTTATTAGATGTAGTTCGAAAACAAAATGTGACTATTATCAATCCTATCGGAAGCGGGGTATTAGAAAATTCGGGTTTAATTCCTTTTATGCCAGCCATCGCCAATTATTTTTTAGGCGAAAAATTAATGCTTCCTCAGATTGCCACCTGGTGGTGCGGACAGGAAAAAGAAAGGAAATTTGTGCTGAGTAATTTAAACAATCATGTAATTAAGCGAATTGATCGGTCTAACCGGGAAAGTATCTTTTTTTGTGAATATTTGTCAAATAAGGAAAAATCCTTACTAAAAGATCGAATTGAAAAAGAACCCTATCTCTACGTAGCCCAGGAAAAAATTAATTTTTCAACCGTACCTAACTTTACTAAAGGAAGCCTGGAACCCAGAAATATGGTGTGCAGGGCTTTTGCTTTAGCTAAAGAAGATCAGTATACCATTATGCCGGGAGGGCTGATCCGGGTAGCTCCGGAAAGAGGTAATTTACGGGTAAGTAATCAAAGGGGAGGTACCAGTAAAGATTTTTGGGTACTTACAGATAAAGAAGAGAAAGAAACCACTCATATTGATGGCATTGCCTTTTCAAAACAGACGCTGGCCGGACTGGAAGATTTACCTAGTCAAACTGCCGAAAATTTATACTGGGCGGGGCGTTATATCAGCCGGTCCTTATTTGTATGCAGATTTTTACGAATGACGCTACGTCAATTAATAAAGTCCGAAAAAGACCAAAATCCTCTGGAAAACGAAAAATTAAATATACTTCTTAAAGGGGTTACTCAGATAACGAGTACATTTCCTGGTTTTGTAGGGGATAAAAAGAACAAACCGGTAACGGATGTACGATCAGAATTAGAGGCTGTATTATTTGATAAAAATAAAATGGGTAGCCTGGCTAATACGATGATGATGTTTACTAATTCGTATTATTCTATTCGTAACTTATGGTCTTCGGATATGTGGCATGTATTTAAAATTATTCAGAAATCATGGTCTGACCTTGAAAAAGAAGGTTTTGACGGGTTGTCTTACAACGAAATTATCAAATTTTTAGATAAAACCATTGTCCGTATTATCGCCTTTATGGGGTTAATTGAAGAGAGTATTTTGGTAAATCAAGGACTACTCCTCTATTTTATTGGCCTTAACCTGGAACAGGCGGTGCTTACTATTTCGAAATGTAGAGCATTATTGACTGTTGAAGCAGAAGGACCTGTTGCTTATGAAGTATTAGAATCTTTTTTAAATAGTCATGAAAGCTTAAATATCTACCGGTACAGTTACCGCTCTTATGTGACTATTGAAAATGTAATACAACTGATTTTACTGGATGCTACCTACAGTAGGTCCCTTACGTATTTAGTTTCTCGAATCCTTAAGGATGTTAAGAAATTACCTGCTTCCGGAAGGTCAATGGAGTTACTTGCTTATGAAAAATATGTTTTTGAAGCATATTCTAAACTACGTTTGACTTCCGTTGAAAAATTGACTGCTATTGATCCGGAAAATATAGTTTTCAGAAAAAACCTGGCGGTTTTATTGACGGAGATGAGTAATTTACTTTATCAAACTTCACAATCCGTTTCGGATATTTATTTCAGCCATACTTTACCTCAGAAGCAATTAACCTTTCAAAGTTTTCCAATCTAA
- a CDS encoding alpha-E domain-containing protein: protein MLARVANNLFWMGRYIERSEHVARYLCVNYFSSLDAPNDFSQSRQFVLQSLRFMVGDPYSGSEPLHEPEVLFDIGLNTDKEYSIINCVKLARENANSARDLISTELYEAINKFYHFVLNYSVEDYKKRMLYDFTTNVMEFTAILKAKIRTTLLQDEVYSIIKLGVNLERAMQVIRIINAKYNDILVIKMQQQEQVQRIIASQSQMQSSTLQSQSQSQSQSPASDPPSPLRQEHQSEVTLEWSTLLKCIESYDMMRRYHKKAPDNMNTLDFLILNTNCPRSVVNSLAEVANHIQVLSNEKNISKNSSIFLVNKIYSEYKYKYIEEIEVDFRTFIEDILEKLVAISKKMEEEYFAY, encoded by the coding sequence ATGCTAGCAAGAGTTGCCAATAATTTATTTTGGATGGGGCGTTATATTGAACGTTCCGAACATGTAGCCCGATATCTTTGTGTAAATTATTTCTCATCTCTGGATGCGCCCAATGATTTCTCGCAATCCCGTCAGTTTGTGCTACAGTCACTACGCTTTATGGTGGGCGACCCGTATAGCGGGAGCGAACCTTTACACGAACCCGAGGTGCTTTTTGATATCGGACTCAACACCGATAAAGAATATTCTATCATCAATTGCGTAAAACTAGCCCGGGAAAATGCAAACAGTGCCCGGGATTTAATTTCAACCGAATTGTACGAAGCCATCAATAAATTCTATCACTTTGTATTAAACTATTCTGTTGAAGACTATAAAAAAAGAATGTTGTATGATTTTACGACTAACGTAATGGAATTTACCGCCATTCTAAAAGCTAAAATACGGACTACGCTATTGCAGGATGAAGTTTATTCTATTATAAAACTAGGGGTAAATCTGGAACGAGCCATGCAGGTAATTCGGATTATCAATGCCAAGTACAATGATATTTTGGTAATTAAAATGCAACAACAAGAGCAAGTGCAACGGATCATTGCGTCTCAGTCTCAAATGCAATCTAGTACGTTACAATCTCAATCTCAGTCTCAATCACAATCACCAGCGTCTGATCCGCCTAGTCCTTTACGTCAAGAACATCAATCTGAAGTGACCCTGGAATGGTCTACCTTATTAAAATGTATTGAATCTTATGATATGATGCGCCGGTACCATAAAAAAGCACCGGACAATATGAATACCCTTGACTTCTTGATTTTAAATACGAATTGTCCGCGATCCGTTGTGAATAGCCTAGCTGAAGTTGCCAACCATATCCAGGTGCTTTCCAACGAAAAAAATATATCTAAAAATTCCTCTATATTTCTAGTAAATAAAATTTATTCCGAGTATAAGTATAAGTATATTGAAGAAATTGAAGTGGATTTTAGGACTTTTATTGAAGATATTTTAGAAAAACTGGTAGCCATCAGTAAAAAAATGGAAGAAGAATATTTTGCATATTAA
- a CDS encoding transglutaminase family protein translates to MIFSVFHKTSYSYEAPVSLCHNIATIRPRESSGQKLLDFSLQIQPEPTDISERRDFFGNHITRFSIQKSHKKLVVISRSTVDRQYADIRDTFFSDACKRVTLQQAWQTLNSNAPEIIDAKQFILESILIRNTDDAIKKYAEVSFYPDRSVFEATYELMQRIYTDFDFVPGFTTVSTPLGEVMIEKKGVCQDFAQIAIACIRSIGLPAKYISGYIETLPPPGKQKLIGVDASHAWFAVYIPNFGWVDFDPTNNQIPKDQHIVVGWGRDYYDVPPLKGVVFGSGLSKLKVSVDIRSEEEAKLLDIA, encoded by the coding sequence ATGATCTTTTCCGTTTTTCATAAAACCAGTTATAGCTATGAAGCCCCGGTGAGCCTTTGTCACAACATCGCGACCATCCGGCCGCGAGAAAGTTCGGGTCAAAAGCTATTGGACTTTTCCCTACAAATTCAACCAGAACCTACAGATATTTCAGAAAGAAGAGACTTTTTCGGAAACCATATTACCCGGTTTTCCATTCAAAAGTCACATAAAAAGCTGGTGGTCATCTCAAGAAGTACAGTAGATCGTCAATACGCGGACATACGAGATACGTTTTTTAGTGATGCCTGTAAAAGGGTAACTTTACAACAAGCATGGCAAACTTTGAATTCAAACGCTCCTGAAATAATTGACGCGAAGCAATTTATTTTAGAATCCATTTTAATACGAAATACGGACGATGCAATTAAAAAATACGCGGAGGTTTCCTTTTATCCCGATCGTTCAGTGTTTGAAGCAACTTATGAATTGATGCAACGTATTTATACGGATTTTGACTTTGTTCCCGGATTTACTACGGTTTCTACTCCGCTAGGCGAAGTAATGATAGAGAAAAAAGGGGTTTGTCAGGATTTTGCCCAAATTGCCATCGCTTGTATTAGGTCGATTGGATTACCAGCAAAATACATTAGCGGTTATATTGAAACCCTGCCCCCTCCGGGAAAACAAAAGTTAATTGGAGTAGATGCTTCTCACGCCTGGTTTGCCGTTTACATTCCGAATTTCGGGTGGGTAGATTTCGATCCAACGAATAACCAAATACCAAAAGATCAACATATTGTGGTAGGTTGGGGACGAGATTATTATGACGTACCTCCTTTAAAAGGGGTGGTTTTTGGTTCGGGATTAAGTAAATTAAAAGTATCAGTGGATATTAGGTCTGAAGAAGAAGCCAAACTATTGGATATTGCGTAG